The Prinia subflava isolate CZ2003 ecotype Zambia chromosome 2, Cam_Psub_1.2, whole genome shotgun sequence genomic sequence AAGAGGAGCTGAGCAATAGATGTGGGACATCTTTCCTTATACTGAGGTTTTCTGTGTAACTCCTTGTGTTGCTGAAGTCTGTCCCTGGGAACTGCTGACCCCTTTTATTGTTTCTGCACAGTTCTCTGGTCACTTGTGCAGGTAATGCATTAGAGTCTCCTTTAACTGTTCACCTGTTATTTGCATGAGGCTTTGAAGTTGACTCAGACTGAGACatgtatttttttagttttccattaaaattgTTTACTTGGATGAATGGAGGAAGAGGGGAAGCTGCACCAAACCTGTTCTTGTACTAATGCctaaagttattttaaatgtttgcctTCCCACTTTCTCTAAGTGAAAGGATTAGCTCTTTAACAATGCAATATGGAGTTATACTATTTGAATCTTTGGTTACCATGTCATGGTGtttcctagtcctgtgctgtTTCCTTATAGGCACTGCTGTAGTTTTGTGGCAGTATTTCTTGTGAGTTTTTAAATGTGAAGGCAGAGGACAACTGTTGGCCAAGATGAAATCAGTTGTGTGTGAAGAAGACTGAATTGCAGGGGAGAGGTTGTAGAGATCAACATTCAAGCAGAGAATAGGTTGATCATGTGGGGAGATTAGAAGATGAACTCTTTCAGAAGACAACTCTAGTCCAGCAAGTATAATGCAAGAAgatcttaaaataaaacaagaaatgcTGCAGATTATTGTAAAAATACTTCATAGAAATTATATCCTTATTTTTATATACAGATAAACTGTGAAGATTTATACTCACTCCATGAGTAGAAATACCTCACAAGGGAAATGTGTCCAAAGAACTGAGCACTATTAAACACTAGGGTATCTTTAGTTTAGTGTTAAGGTCAATAAAGCAGCCCTGAGGCATGTTCACAGGCACACAGTTTgagtgtgctgctgcagagcagggtgtgATGGCCAGGAGGCTAGGAGGGCCCTGGAAGACACGAAAATTGTGAGCAGAGTTAATGTTTGGGGTTCTCCTTATCAAACAGGGCAATCTCCACTTCTGTGTGTTGTGACTACTGACATCATTTAAGGTCACATTTTCATGTGATATATCTGTTTTAATGTCTTCATTTTAGAGTTCTAAAGGCAAAAGCTACAGCAGTGAGTAACCTCACAGTCCCAGGGGAGTTACTGCTCCACTTGGGTCAGCAGTGCAGAAATGCTTTGGAGCAAACTGTGTTCCTTGACTGtctcctgtgccactgccaccGTTCCTGTGTGACAGAGGGAGACTGTGGGATCAGTAAAATGCACTTTCAGCACCAGCTGAGAGATGGGTGCCCTAAGGCTGAACCAGGACAGCTGGCGAGTGAAAGTGTTCGCTGcttcccaggcagcagagagagcttggtgtcactgctctggggaTGGGACAAACACAGCAGCGTAGCAAATGCTTTGAGGACAGTGTGGTGTCTTTGCCTGTATTAGAGAGAAACCCTCCCAAATATGTGGAATAGCACGAAGGAGCAAAGTTGAGGTTTTAGAGAGCACTGAGAGCTGATTGGAGATGGCAATCGACATATGCGTGCTGAATACAAACTTGTAGATTTGAGAAAACCTGTTGAAGGCCAAGCTTTTCTGTGAAGGAGCAAAGACTGGGAGAGGATGTAGAGATAAAGTCAATAAAGGGATCTTTGTATCAGCCTCTGAACAAATGTGAGCAGTCTGTCAAGCACTGCCACAtccctttctctcttcttaCGACATAACACGGGGATAGATAAAATCTGCATGATGACATCTTTTCTGCTAATAACCATGGTCTAGTCAAGGTAGAGGAAAGTGGAGCACTGTAATTGTGATCAAAGTTGATGACAGGATTCCAAAAGTGCTGTGTGGGTCAAAAAGTGCATCTGCACAGAAGGCAGAATGTTAACCATCAGTACTAAAAAAGATAAGCAGCTCTTTGAGTTGGTATGAAAACTCACCTGAAAGGACTAAGGGAATGTTCTTATTTCTGTTAAAGAAAGCCTCAAACAGGCTCTGATCAGCTTTATTCTTTATCAAGGAAGTGCTCTGTTGGGTAGGCTTTCTCTAGAGGAAGGTCAGAGATGAGCTGCGTAGGTCAGAATTGTCTGGAAATGCTTCTAATGAGAAGctgtaaaaaaatacaatagGAACTGTTCCTCAAAGCAGAAGTCTGAGTAAAAAATGCACTTCAGGACTGTTTTCATTAAGAGTTGTGTGGAATTCCCACAGGAAATTTCCTTCAAACAGATGTTTCTATCACTTCTGTCTAAACATGAGATCGTGTTGCACACCCTAAACTTTTATGGTAGCTCAATATGAAATTGTCATACAACTTCCTTCCATCTGCAAATCCAGAAGCTTCTTGGAAAGCTCTGAATTCGACACTTCTCATGAAAACTTCTGCTCTTCTTGTGCTAATGGGCTGGTCTTgctttgtggtttgtttttttttctttaaatttaatGCCTATCTGGCTCTATTTCTCAATAGCTGAATGAAATATAAGAAATGAAGCTATGTATCATTTATTCTAAAAACtagcacagaggaaaacaaatgtggATGTTTTAAGGCCATAGTGGAATTTTCTAAACTCATTTTTTCAGTGATATGGCAGTTCAAGGCAATTGAACCTTAATTCATGtggttttatatatatgtttttaaaaattatttcaggcaAAACTGAAAcatggaaaagacaaaatattgtAACTATAGTATCAGATTGGTGTGCAAGTTTGTGTAATTGGAGTAGAGTATTTTCTCTTACActtaattttggttttatttttacaggaaataatgaaaaaagtgTGCCACAACTCTTGATCAGTGACTTGAAGTTTGAGAAGTCATTAGCTAAGCCCATGTTTTCTCCTGATCAAGAAAATCATCCATCAAAAGCACCAGTCAAATATGGTGAATTGATTGTATTGGGGTAAGTGTTTGTGTGTAAAAGTCTGAGAGTTTTCTATGCTGTAATCTTGTGGGCATGTCTCAGTACTGTGTTAATCAATTCTTGGATTTAAATGTGATTGATTGAAAATCTGTAATTAGTAATGCTATACTAATTGAGAATACTTGGAGCTTAGAATGAAAGTTCTTGTGGGTGTGTATCCCACGAGAAACCAAGTAATACAGGAATGATGgactttgttctttttctgtgcttgtCCATAGGTACAATGGGTCTCTCCCAAATGGAGatagaggaagaaggaagagtaggtttgctttatttaaaaggCCCAAGGCAAATGGGGTGAAACCCAGCACTGTGCACATTGCCTGTACCCCTCAAGCAGCAAAGGTAACCTCCATTCCTCCCTTCAAGTCTGACTTCTCCTCGTGCCATCTAAAGAGCTGTTAGGAAATGGTTTAAACAGCGTAAATATCTGACTGTGAAAAGAATGGTTTGTGTTCATCCAAAGTTTTTTAGTATCTGTCAGGGTCAACAAGAAACAATTCAGCAAAGAAGATTCCATGTATAGTCCTTGCCATggccagaagaaaaaaaaaactaatgGAGCATTCCTACTAAAACAATGGAATCTGAGGATGCTTCATGGTTGTTTAGAAACTGCCAGTGACAAGATCAGGCTTTTAAACAAACACGGTTGTGTTCAAGTGTTTGGCTCCCAGAATACCTTGACACTTAAGGATCTTAACCCTAAATTCAGGGAATGGTATAAAGTATTCAGAAATCAGAAGCATTTTTCTACCAAAATTCTTGTAGTAGAGCTACATTCATAGTAGAGCTGtgaaaagaacatttatttttgcaaattcTTTATGGGCTGGTAAGTGCTGTTTAGCAGAACTTTTAGAAATGTTTGTTAGTTCCTAGTAGGTAATTGCAGAATGAACAATCTAGACTAACAAACTGAAACCTTTGCTACAAATTCCGCAGCCTATGTTGAGTTTCTGCATTTTACCCTATTTACCACCACTTTATCTATGTATCTTAAAGCAGTCATTACTGGTTTTAGTATTAACTCAAGCCCTGTTTTTAGAATGAAGTCTCTACGTTTTTGTCCTCACTTTGCTGTTGGCCAAGTTCATGCTGAGATGGCCATGAAGGTGTTGCATTCAGTTTTAGCctttgcatttgtttgttttctccttttgtgtTCAGGCCAGTGTTGCTTTAACACAAAACGTGACTAATAATATGCCCTGGTTATGTTTATTTAGTTGCAGCGTGAGGTGAAGAGACCAGTTTGGTTGTTGCTGAATCAatcctgcagctttttttttagtGGCCAGGACTGGTTTTTGTGAAAGTTAACTGCAGGTGTGTCATTAATTAATGCTTTAATGCATTAATTAGCACAAGAGGCTggtgttatatatatatatatagtatgcTTTGCTGCTGTATACTGTGGAATCATTGTGCACTGATTCAATAATATTTGGCATTTTTCCACAGGCAATAAGTAATAAGGACCAACACAGCATATCCTACACTTTGTCTCGGGCCCAGACAGTAGTAGTTGAATATACACATGACAGCAACACAGATATGTTCCAGGTACGTGAAGTAAACGTGTGTGTTCTCATTTTTGATAGTTTCAAACAAGGCATCCTCTCAGCAGGCTTTGTCCTTCAGACccaaaagtgtgtgtgtgtgtgtcagttTGTGCACTCACTATTTAATTCTGCAATTAATCTGGGAGCAATTTAATTCTGTTCATTCCCAAGGCCATCCtgtgagcagggctctgtgtctGTACATCTCTTTTGGACTTGGGCAAAGGTGAAAGTTGTGGGGGTTTGTGACTAATGCACAAGATGATGGTTTTGCATTTGGTTGCTGGTCTGCAGGTCACATAATCTGTCTCCTGATCCCCCCCTTGCAAAATGAAGAATAAAGGGCACAGTTCTCTTTAAGCACTTGGAACTTTGCTTCTGGCATTTACAAAGGGATTTGGGATCAGCCAGTTGGAGACAGGGTAGAAGAAACACACTGTGGAAACACAGGAAAGCTTTTGGCACAACTAATATGAGAAATACTCTGAACTTCTTTAAGCAAACCAGAAATGTCTAAAGCACTGGGAGATGTGAAGAGAGGAGCCTCAGTGCTGATGCTGGCAGTTCTCAACAACTTTGCTGCAGTTCCTGTGTGTATGAGAAGGGACCACAAACACATCTGCAGCTGTGGTGTGCCCTTGTATCTTATAattgtttcctgtttttctcaaaaggaaggggtttgttttggggttctttttaaTGCGTGCTTTGTTCTGTCTGATTCCCAGACTCTGTGATCttgcacagctttttttttttcccctcgcTGTTGCCACTAGTTCATGGCAAGGAGTTTTGCTGTCACAGCATTTAGCTGTGACGCCACTGCAGGATCTAAGGaggtgggaggtgctgggaagTGGTGGAGGAAACTGCTTTGCAACTTCAAATACTTACAACAGAGCAAAAGGGCTGTAATGAAATCACTGCAGCACAAGCCATTGTTTGTGTGAGTGTTCTCTCTCCAGGCATGCTCTGGCATGTGTGCTGCTCTGAAATCGCCCCTGGCAGTCCCCGTGTACTCACGGGTTATCCTGCCTAAGAAGCAATAGAAAAATAGATTATGACAAAGCAGTTTTAGTCTCGTGAAAGCTCTCCAGCCCTCACCAAAAAGCACCTCAAGCTTTTGGGTCTCTTGCTCAGCAGTTAATCAGTCCTAATATAACCACCAGTTTTCAAAGAGCCTGAGAGCTCTGCAAGTGAGTGAGTAGTAGTGTGTAAGGGGGCTTTAAACCCAGCTCTGTGGGTGCTTGGGAAAGGGTTAATACTTTCATTCTCTCCAAGGAAAAGTACAAGATGAGTTGACTGGAAAAGCAGGGGTACCTATGCACTTCTATCAAACTCAGTGCAGTTGTGTGGGACTGCAAAACTCGGGGCTCCCTGCAACCAGAAAAGGAGGCACAGCTGCCAGGAAAACGTGATTGTAGTCAGATGTCACATTCTTGCATTCTGAGTGTGTAAATGCAGCCCCTCTCTGCCACAACCACCTGGTACCTGGTCCTTTCACAAaggttttctgcttctcagtgCCTGCCAGAGCTGAAGAGACAGCTCACATCATCTGATTTCCACACAGCTATACCTTGACTTAGTCTGGCACTGTTCAGAGTGTTCTGGGCATACAAAGTGACTGCATGTCACTGTTCTTCCCTCTCACTGCTGTTCCCTGCCTGTTTtggtgctcctgcagctggtCTGCCTGACCTGAGTGTAACCTCTCTGATGAAAAGGTCTTCAATGGGAAATCATCTCAGAACTGACTTAATTACatcattttatttctccttccttcGTTTGGCTGTGCCCAGCTTTCAGAATGACTTTGATCATTTAGAGGCAGAAAAATTCATCAATTCAGATGAGGCTTTAGAAACCTAAATTGATAGACTGGTGGACAGGAATGCTTAAACTGTAATGTCACGAATTTTGTATCATTGCTTTTGAATCTGAATAGTCCTACACCCAAAGACAAACTTCTGAccagttgtggttttttgttgtgttttgttgtttgtttttttttttaatacttttccAGATTGGTCGGTCAACGGAGAGTCCTATAGACTTTGTAGTAACAGATACAGTTCCTGGGAGTCAGAGTAATTCAGATACACAATCTGTGCAGAGCACAATATCAAGGTTTGCCTGCAGGATCATATGTGAACGTAACCCGCCCTTTACAGCAAGAATATATGCTGCAGGATTTGACTCctcaaaaaacattttccttggGGTAAGggaattctttttcttttttccactaAAAAATCAGTGCAggcttattttttaaactaattcTGAATTCCACTTCAGCTAAATTAAAGGTTCTCATTGATGTAATTTCTTTTaggagaaagctgcaaagtgGAAGACATCCGATGGGCAAATGGATGGACTAACAACAAATGGAGTTCTTGTTATGCATCCTCGTAATGGATTCACAGAAGACTCCAAGCCAGGGGTGTGGAGAGAGATTTCTGTGTGTGGGAACGTGTTCAGCCTCCGTGAAACCAGATCAGctcagcagaggggaaaaatggtGAGAGGAGTGACCAGTGTTTCATGCACCCTGTTTAAAATGGTGCAGCCATAAGGGGTATAgtgtgagcacagagctggagtCTGCTGGAATTCCACGTAGCTGTCACCTCTGCAGTTAGTCACACTGCCTTTTATGTGTCTGTCTGCGTGCACAAAGGTGTCTTGCTCAACCTAAATAACTGAGTTTATCTGCAAACTAGTACTTAATTGCACATCTAGGCTGCTCTCATAAATTGACTTCCCAATCTGCTCAGTATTTCTGCAAACTCTCCTAGGCTACAAGTATTTTCCCGATTATCCCTTGTGAGTTTATGCTTTTAAGGTTTTCCtactttcccttttttataGAATAATGAAGAATAGTTATAATTTTATTGGATATTCATTTCCATGTTGGCATTCTgagttttccttcttcctctcgTTTCCAAAGACACTTCCAGGGGATATTTGGGTTCAGTGTGACTTGAGGTGTTTCAGGAAGAAATGCTACATTGATCATTTTAAGTGGTGTATTTGGCTAGGAGTGCTAATGGGAGGAGGGGAAAGTCGTGTGTAAAGggatgttttaagaaaaaagtcaGAAATCTGATGGAGGACTAAAACAGTCTTGTGATACTCTTAGAGGCACTTCAAGTAACACAGTTGGGAGTGCTACAGGGATGGAATGGAGAGTTGTTAAGATGGGAGAGGAGCTGTTCTTGACTCAGTGTGGTCTATTTTAATGCAGACATTAATCTCTTAAGATGTTGGGGTGgatttttcaaaaaaagaaaaaggagggcAGAGAGAAGCTGATGCTGGGCTCTCTGTGGGTGTCTGGTGGAGACAGCCAGAAGCTGCTGGAAACTCCGGACCTTGCCAGGCAGGTTTGTGTTGTGGAAGTGCACGTTGTTGCCCCTCAGAGAGCCCGTAGGTGACggctgtgtgtgtctgtgtccatGTCGAGGTGGAGAACGAGACGAACCAGCTGCAGGACGGCTCCCTGATCGACCTGTGCGGGGCGACGCTGCTGTGGCGCACGGCCGAGGGGCTCTCGCGCACGCCCACCGTCAAGCACCTGGAGGCGCTGAGGCAGGAGATCAACGCGGCCAGGCCCCAGTGCCCCGTGGGCTTCAACACCCTGGCCTTCCCCAGCATGAAGAGGAAAGACGTCGTGGACGAGAAGCAGCCGTGGGTGTACCTGAGCTGCGGCCACGTGCACGGCTACCACAACTGGGGCAACAAAGAGGAGAGGGACGGCAAGGACCGCGAGTGCCCCATGTGCCGCTCGGTCGGCCCCTACGTGCCGCTGTGGCTGGGCTGCGAGGCGGGGTTTTACGTGGACGCCGGGCCCCCCACTCACGCCTTCAGCCCCTGCGGACACGTGTGCTCGGAAAAGACGACTGCGTATTGGTCCCAAATCCCCCTCCCTCACGGGACTCACACGTTCCACGCGGCCTGCCCCTTCTGCGCGCATCAGCTGGCTGGTGAGCAGGGCTACATCCGGCTCATTTTCCAAGGGCCTCTCGACTAGCGCGGGCGTTGCCAAGGACTGCGGTGAACTGATGAGCCGAGCGGTTCTCGTTTTTAAACCAACTCTTTTTCGTATTCTCTGGGCTTTGCTGGTTTGCATTTaagatgaagaatttttttgggtttttttgttacagCGGCCAAATCCCTCTTTATTGAGAGAAGTCTGGGAATAGAAGAAATGCGAGGAGAAGGGGGAGACCTTCTGCTTTTTTTAGTTAATAACTACTTCTGAAGAGGTGAAGGAAGTGTTGTAGAGTGAACTTCAATGCCTTCGGTTTAATGGTTTTTGAATCACATGCCCACAGTGTTTGAAAGGTGTTTCATTCTTTTTGTATATGGAGGGTAAATAGTTCAAAGAACATTAGTTTACAGCTTGGATGCAAACATTGTAAAATATAACATGTATATTAACTCTTTTCTATTTATCtttattactgaaaatatttagaatgtTTAGAGAGTAGCATGGTCATAGTGTGTTACATCCAGCAACTGGATGTGTAGAGTAGTTCTGGACGGAGAAGAACGTGGGATGAAAATGGTAGAAAAATCTTTTAATCTAAAATACTGAGTTCTTAGAATagttaaaatgctttttaagcAAAGCTAATGCAAACTATGATGGCATAAAGTTGTGCTTTAACTGTGTTGAAAGGTAGCTAAGAAGGACTTCGTAAAATGTCTTTTTGGTAGGAGTGTACTTAAGATCTGGTTATGAGGTTATGGTTATTTACCAGACTCTTCAAATATGCAACTTAGTCTAgattaaggattttttttttttctcccttcatgCTAACACTTCTCTTTATTTAGCATTAGTGACATTTGTGAGGGTTTTTCCAATGTTAAACATGAGCAGACCAGAAAGATGAGGCTTGTTCTGTTCCTTGCTGtttgggggtgggaggggacaaggggacaCATGTGTGGGGGGACCTGGGCACAGTCCCAGCGTGAGAGGGCTTTGTCAGCTGGGTGCTCAGGGCATGGCCTTtgcccctctgccagctgcagatgCACATCTGGGCCACACGTGGAACAGAGGTGGAGCCTGTAGCCAGGGGATGtgtgcctgtgtccctgcatgCTCgggcagctgggcacagctggctgggagagctgggctgggctcagaCCCTCAGTGTGAGGTGCTGCCGTGGGCTCTGGTCACTGgtgtccctctgctccccccttcctccccctccttcatCCACCAGAAAAGACCAGTGCACTacatgcagctctgctgccagcccacTGTGCTTCATGGCAACCTGACCTTTTTAGGATTGATTTGAGCTTTTTTGGCCagctttgtgcatttttttaaaaaatatgtactGTATAATTGACAGTAACAAATTTCTGTACTTTATGgcaaagctttcattttttttcttttgaagctgttctaaaattttctttgtttaaagaGACCTGTGTTGCTTAGATGTCATGGATTACTTACTTTGACTGtcaattatttcttcatttttaaaaagaaattatatatattgTTTGGTTCACTCAGGAAATGCATGTGTCAGGAAACCTGTACTATAAGTTCAGTTAGCTGTCATGTACAAGTAACTGCTGTTACTCCCTTTCCATAGAAATATAACTGATTTTGACATTTTCCAGATTATATGCATTAAGTAATGAAACTTATGCAGCAAGAAATCCCTGTATTGTAGTTGTTCTAATCATCTTATTCAAACTATAGTATACtgtagttttaatttttatttgcaaattaatttatttaaacgACGTGAGTAAACACTTTTCAAAAACAGAAATTCTGGGATTGTGGCTTTGTTTCCAAGAGCTGGGGAAGGTGGCTGGGGATGGCCCTTCTGTTGTCACCTTAGTTGTCCCCCTGTTCTGCACATGTGGATTAAGagcacagagaagcagcagctgtaaaGACTTTGGACGTTTTCCCTCGTCATGGCTTTGAATGGTTCCTTTCAGATGTGTCCTCTCAATGTGTTTTATATTTAACTCTGTGTTAAAGGTGAGATTGTTGTTTAAAAGATGCAGTTAAATGAGTAAGTTACAAATACTGAAATGTAAGCAAAAACTGAACTAAATGCCTGGGttcttttaaaatgacaagAGCTCTTGATTCTGTCTTCCATAAAATCTTATTGACGCTTCTCTGGTCGTGGTCTTGTTGATTGCAGGAACATGGAAAACCAGCAAAGGACACGATGACAGCCACAAGGCAGTAGGAGTAACACAGAGCTGAACTGTGAGCACAGATG encodes the following:
- the PELI1 gene encoding E3 ubiquitin-protein ligase pellino homolog 1 isoform X1, translating into MYRKSKWKRGYDLEGLGHGNNEKSVPQLLISDLKFEKSLAKPMFSPDQENHPSKAPVKYGELIVLGYNGSLPNGDRGRRKSRFALFKRPKANGVKPSTVHIACTPQAAKAISNKDQHSISYTLSRAQTVVVEYTHDSNTDMFQIGRSTESPIDFVVTDTVPGSQSNSDTQSVQSTISRFACRIICERNPPFTARIYAAGFDSSKNIFLGEKAAKWKTSDGQMDGLTTNGVLVMHPRNGFTEDSKPGVWREISVCGNVFSLRETRSAQQRGKMVENETNQLQDGSLIDLCGATLLWRTAEGLSRTPTVKHLEALRQEINAARPQCPVGFNTLAFPSMKRKDVVDEKQPWVYLSCGHVHGYHNWGNKEERDGKDRECPMCRSVGPYVPLWLGCEAGFYVDAGPPTHAFSPCGHVCSEKTTAYWSQIPLPHGTHTFHAACPFCAHQLAGEQGYIRLIFQGPLD
- the PELI1 gene encoding E3 ubiquitin-protein ligase pellino homolog 1 isoform X2, coding for MFSPDQENHPSKAPVKYGELIVLGYNGSLPNGDRGRRKSRFALFKRPKANGVKPSTVHIACTPQAAKAISNKDQHSISYTLSRAQTVVVEYTHDSNTDMFQIGRSTESPIDFVVTDTVPGSQSNSDTQSVQSTISRFACRIICERNPPFTARIYAAGFDSSKNIFLGEKAAKWKTSDGQMDGLTTNGVLVMHPRNGFTEDSKPGVWREISVCGNVFSLRETRSAQQRGKMVENETNQLQDGSLIDLCGATLLWRTAEGLSRTPTVKHLEALRQEINAARPQCPVGFNTLAFPSMKRKDVVDEKQPWVYLSCGHVHGYHNWGNKEERDGKDRECPMCRSVGPYVPLWLGCEAGFYVDAGPPTHAFSPCGHVCSEKTTAYWSQIPLPHGTHTFHAACPFCAHQLAGEQGYIRLIFQGPLD